One region of Arthrobacter sp. StoSoilB22 genomic DNA includes:
- a CDS encoding matrixin family metalloprotease, with product MRVLHGVLMAGIAAIVAVLVSGYLQGDPRITALFPGVSVPGAPQKGPGVAEPGRAPDAPPPGLEEADAPLASPSAPGTTNDSYKFLATNDDGTPVGYSPCRPLHYVVNNATAPVGSDALLATALANISAASGIQFIDDGTTDELPVDRREPYQPSKYGDRWAPLLISWTTPVEAPALADNVIGTGGSTMYSLNKGPKSYITGSLELDTPQVTELLASPGGADYVLAVMQHELGHVMGLDHVDDPIQLMYPEIGAPDGLAAGDLNGLHLLASAPCRKDI from the coding sequence GTGCGGGTTCTCCACGGTGTCCTCATGGCCGGAATCGCCGCAATCGTCGCTGTTCTGGTGAGTGGATATCTGCAGGGTGATCCCCGCATCACCGCACTGTTCCCGGGTGTCAGCGTTCCGGGTGCCCCACAAAAGGGACCGGGCGTTGCAGAACCGGGGCGTGCCCCTGACGCGCCACCGCCGGGGCTTGAGGAGGCGGATGCCCCGCTGGCCTCCCCGTCGGCCCCCGGCACCACCAACGACTCGTACAAGTTCCTGGCCACCAACGACGACGGCACACCCGTAGGTTATTCGCCGTGCCGCCCGCTTCATTACGTTGTGAACAACGCCACCGCGCCTGTTGGCTCCGATGCCCTGCTGGCCACTGCCCTGGCCAATATTTCTGCGGCGTCGGGCATTCAGTTCATTGACGACGGCACCACGGATGAGTTGCCCGTGGACCGGCGCGAGCCCTACCAGCCGTCCAAATACGGTGACCGGTGGGCTCCCTTGCTGATCTCGTGGACCACCCCGGTGGAGGCCCCGGCGCTGGCGGATAACGTCATCGGGACCGGAGGCAGCACCATGTACTCCCTCAATAAGGGCCCCAAAAGTTACATCACGGGGAGCTTGGAGCTGGACACACCGCAGGTCACGGAACTGCTTGCCAGCCCCGGCGGGGCCGACTACGTCCTGGCAGTCATGCAGCACGAACTGGGCCACGTGATGGGCCTGGATCACGTGGATGATCCCATCCAACTCATGTATCCGGAGATCGGGGCTCCCGACGGACTCGCGGCGGGAGACCTGAACGGCCTGCATCTTCTTGCCTCGGCGCCTTGCCGCAAGGACATCTGA
- a CDS encoding VIT1/CCC1 transporter family protein, whose protein sequence is MHQESHSSSSPAPDPTPDSAAPESAAALPSNADIRRWRQYLADERAEAAVYRELAQRRDGEERQILLALAEAEGRHEAHWLKLLGEHAGMPKAASARSQFLGFLARNFGSVFVLALAQRAEGRSPYGTEPAATPAMVADEQIHEEVVRGLATRGRNRLSGTFRAAVFGANDGLVSNLSLVMGMAATGVPSPVVLMSGVAGLLAGALSMGAGEYVSVRSQRELLNATLPTQATLTAAPSLDIEHNELVLVYLARGMTREAAEHRAAERMGLFSCDCDPSLSLQPEKPPADEHESVGSAWGAALSSFCFFASGAIVPILPFIFGMTGLAALMVAGVLVGIALLATGAVVGLLSGTSPLSRGLRQLAIGLGAAAATYGLGLVFGATII, encoded by the coding sequence ATGCACCAGGAATCCCACAGTTCGTCGAGCCCCGCTCCGGACCCCACCCCCGACTCAGCAGCCCCCGAATCAGCAGCCGCGCTTCCGTCGAACGCGGACATCCGCCGGTGGCGCCAGTACCTGGCCGATGAGCGTGCCGAAGCCGCCGTGTACCGCGAACTTGCCCAGCGGCGTGACGGCGAGGAGCGCCAAATCCTGCTCGCCCTGGCCGAAGCTGAAGGCCGCCACGAAGCCCACTGGCTCAAGCTCCTTGGCGAGCACGCCGGAATGCCCAAGGCAGCGTCCGCCCGGAGCCAGTTCCTGGGATTCCTTGCCCGCAATTTCGGCTCGGTCTTTGTGCTGGCGTTGGCCCAACGCGCCGAGGGCCGTTCCCCCTACGGCACCGAGCCTGCAGCAACGCCTGCCATGGTTGCCGATGAACAAATCCACGAGGAAGTTGTCCGGGGCCTGGCCACGCGCGGACGCAACAGGCTCTCCGGAACCTTCCGCGCCGCAGTCTTTGGCGCCAATGACGGACTGGTCAGCAACCTCTCGTTGGTGATGGGCATGGCAGCAACCGGTGTACCCAGCCCTGTAGTCCTGATGAGTGGCGTGGCAGGCTTGTTGGCCGGTGCGCTGTCCATGGGCGCGGGCGAATACGTCTCGGTCCGCTCGCAGCGCGAACTCCTTAACGCCACGCTTCCCACGCAGGCAACGCTGACTGCCGCGCCTTCGTTGGATATTGAGCACAACGAACTGGTCCTGGTGTACCTTGCCAGGGGCATGACCCGTGAAGCTGCGGAGCACCGAGCGGCCGAACGTATGGGTTTGTTCAGCTGCGACTGCGATCCGAGCCTGTCCTTGCAACCGGAAAAACCGCCGGCGGACGAGCACGAGTCCGTAGGCTCCGCATGGGGCGCGGCATTGTCCAGCTTCTGCTTCTTCGCCTCAGGTGCAATAGTGCCCATCCTGCCCTTCATCTTCGGCATGACGGGCCTTGCAGCCTTGATGGTGGCCGGGGTCCTGGTGGGCATCGCGCTCCTGGCCACGGGCGCCGTCGTCGGCTTGCTGTCCGGAACCTCGCCGCTGAGCCGCGGGCTGCGTCAGCTGGCCATCGGCCTGGGAGCCGCAGCTGCAACCTATGGGCTGGGCCTGGTGTTCGGGGCAACCATCATCTAA